The following nucleotide sequence is from Methanobacteriaceae archaeon.
ACTGGGGAATATTATTTTGATATACTTGAAGTAGGTGTTAATGGATTAACTATTAATTTATCAGTGATGTTTAATGATTATTCATTTATAGTCCTTTTAATTAACCTTTTTATAGTATTACTTTTTATTTATTTTACAGTAATTGCATTAGCTAGATTATCTCACACTAATAATCTATTGGAAAGTGTTAATACAAAAAAGATAATTGAAGACTTAAAAAATATAGGAATAATCCATTTTACTTTATGGGTGATAATAATGTTCATTTTGATGATTATTATGGGCATTGTATGTGATAAAGTCTATTATATTAGTTATGTAGGATTAATAATTTCAAGTTATATATTAGTGCCTTATATAGCTATGTTTTTATTCAAAAGCATTGGAAATGAATACTCAATTTAGGTAAAAATATGAATTTAAATAATTTTTATAAAAATATTAAAAATAATTATAAAAAAATTATAATCTCTTTTTTAATATTCACTCAATTATATATCCTAAAGTATTATATTGGATATTATAGTCCATTACATATTGAAGCTCATATTGGATTATACCCTATCTTAGGATTATTATTTGGTGGATGGGGAGCATTAGGTGTATCGTTTGCAAATTTATTAACTGACTTAGCAGGAGGACATCCTCCTTTAGAAACTTTCATATGTTTTTTTGTAGATTTTTTATATGCATATTTACCTTATAAATTATGGTATAATTTTTCTAAAAATGGAAAATTAACTGCTCCTCAGTTAGGGACTATCTTTCATTTAGCAAAATTCTGTGGCGTAATATTAGTATCCACTATACTATATACAGTATTAATTATAATGTTATTACATGATTCACAGAATGTTAGTTTATTTTCATTAACTACATTGAATTATTTCCTAAATGCATTTGTATTTGGATTTTTCACAGGAGTAATTGGTATTATAATATCTAATTTGAAAAATATCGATTTAACAATACCTTCAGTAAATAAAAATCCTAAAATTAAAGATAAATGGTATAACTTAGCTTTATTAATTGGAATAATATTGATTGTAGTATTCTTTATTATGATTGCTGTGGGTGAAAGTAATAAGTATATTAATTTACTATTTA
It contains:
- a CDS encoding DUF4013 domain-containing protein gives rise to the protein MDLKSNFKESLMYPIRNYKKFILLGTLFIILDINTLVFLNSDNPILTIFCVIDSIILLIIIMGDLISIIRETRLTTNEFEFGWWEKFGIGVKGFLISSFGIAIPLILFLLITYITGTGEYYFDILEVGVNGLTINLSVMFNDYSFIVLLINLFIVLLFIYFTVIALARLSHTNNLLESVNTKKIIEDLKNIGIIHFTLWVIIMFILMIIMGIVCDKVYYISYVGLIISSYILVPYIAMFLFKSIGNEYSI